The following nucleotide sequence is from Campylobacter coli 76339.
AAATTTTTTAGAAGCTTTATCCAAATCTTTAAAAAATTCTTCCAATTCTAGGCTTAATTCGCCTTTTTTTAAATTTAAAATTTCGCATTTTTCTTTTAATTTAGCCTCCATAGGCTCAAAAGTAAGTTTAAAATCTTGCACAAAGGCCATTTTATCATCATCTATCAATTCACAAGCAAAGCTATCAAAAAGCTCATTACAAAAGAAAAAGGCATTTTCAAAATGACATTCTTTTAAACTTCTCTTATGTGTAAACTCCACACCTTCTAAGGTTTTTTTTTGTAAATTTCTTAATTTTTCATGAGGTTCTATGATAAAAAAAGAAAGCTTGGAAAAAATTTCAGGCCTAAATTCAAGCAAAGCGGCTAAAAAATCCCTGCTTAAATAGCCTTCATTGGCTCCTATTTCTACAAGTTCTAAGGGAAGTTTTAAGACTTTTTTATCTATAAGATCTAAAAAATGCTTTGCTAAAAGAGTGCCAAAAAGATTTCCCACACTTACTGCGGTAAAAAAATCTCCATTTTTACCTATACTAACAGCGTTTTTATAATAACTTTCATGCAACCAAGTATGAAAAAATTCACTGAATTTCATTGAAAAAGTGTATTAAATTTAGAGATAAAATCTAAAGGATCCACTTGCTTACCTCCAGCTAAAATACCAAAATGCAAGTGTGGTCCACTAACCCTTCCTGTAGCCCCACTTAGTCCTAAAAAATCACCTTTTTTAACTCTTTGTCCTACTTTGACTTTAATTTTAGAAAGATGATAATACTGCGAGTAAATTCCAAAACCATGATCAATGACTACGGATTTTCCTGCAAAATAACGATCTTTTGCTATTTTTACTATGCCTGAATTAGCTGCATAGATAGGGGTTCCCACAGCAGCTCTAAAGTCTGTTCCGCTGTGATAGCTTGCAACTTTTTCATTGAAAGTTCTTGCTTTGCCAAAATCACTTGTAATAAAAGAATTTAAAGGGGTATTAAAAGAGCCGTCAAATAAAGCTTTTGGAGTGTAAGAGCTATAAATTGCATTAGCTTCTTTAAATTCTTTAGCAATGCGTTCTTTAACGGCTTTAGGTGGAAAAATTTTTTTATTTTCTACGCTTAATTTTTCACTTTTATAATTGCCTTCTAAAGTTTTTATAAAAATTTCTTCTTTTTTGTTTTTATAAAGAGCAGTTAGTTTTGTATTTTGAGGTGGATTTTTATAAGGCAGTGAAAATATAGCTAAAATTTTTTCTTGATTTTTAGGATGAGGAAAGGTGGCTAAAATTTTATCCTCATTTTTTAAAGAAATAAAATCTTTTTTATCCAGTTCCAAAAATAAAGCTTGTCCTTTGATAAGCTCGAAATTTTGAGCCCCAAAGAGCCAAAGTGTAAGGCTTAGAAAAAGCCAAAGAGCTTTCATAGGCTTAGCTCTTTAAGATCGGCGATTTTTAGGAATTCTTCGTAAATTTCATAGATAAGTGCTTGGCGATTATTTTTAAGTTTTTCATCTTCAGCATTGATCATTACTTTATCAAAAAATTCATCTATATAAGGTTTAAGTGAAAAGAGATTTTCAAGTTTTTCTTGTAAAGAGTGTGCTTGAATTTTTTCTTTAAAGGCTTTGTAAAGTTTATTTTCTGCTTCTTCAACAAAGAGGCTTTCATCGACTTTGTGCGAAGTTTTATTAGCGATATTAGCCAATCTTTTAAAGGTAGTGAAATTTTCTTGAAAATTAGCCTTTTTGCTTAATTCTATAAGAGCTTTTACACTTTGATTGATGTGGATAAGATCTGTGTTTTTAGAACTTAAAACCGCTTTGATAAAAGAAGCATTAACGCTATAAAAGGTATAAAGTCTTTCAAAAATAAAATCTTTTAAAATTTGCATATCAAAGTTTTTATAGTAGCTTGCTAGTTTTTCTAGTAATGCTTGAATGTCAAATTCTTTGTTTAAATTTAGGGCAATTTTGATTATCCCATTAGCAGCGCGTCTTAAAGCGTAAGGATCTTTTGTACCGCTTGGAATTTTACCTATGCTAAAAAGTCCTATGAGGGTATCAAGCTTGTTTGCAAGGGCGACTATGCTTGAAAATTCAGTGCTAGGAAGTGGAGCTTGTTCGGAATTGGGTAGGTATTGTTCTTTTATAGCAAGACAAATTTCATAATCTAAGCCCATTTTTTGTGCATAATAGCTTCCCATAATGCCTTGCAAATCCGTAAATTCATAAACCATTTGCGTTGCTAAGTCAGCTTTTGCGTATTTGATCGCAGTGCTTATGTTTGCGATTTTATCATTGTTTAGTATTTGGCATAAAACTTCAGCGATTTTTATCTCTCTTAGACTTTTATCTTGCATTGTTCCCAAGCCTTCAAGATAAGTCATTTTAGCGAGTTTTTCAGGATTTAAGCCGCTTTGTAAATCGTTTTGATAGAAAAACATTGCATCACTAAGTCTTGCACGCAAAACTCTTTCATTGCCATGAATGATTTTTGAGTAATCCTCGCACACCGCATTGCTTACCACGATAAAATGATTACTTAAGCCTTTTTCATTAAAGACTGCAAAATAGCGTTGATTTTCTCTCATGGAAGTAATGATAACTTCGCTAGGAATTTGAAGATATTCTTCTTCAAAACTTCCTAAAAGTGCATTAGGATATTCTGTGATAGCAATAACTTCAGCCAAAAGCTCTTCATCTTCGCCTATTTGGATATTGTTTTGGCTTTCTAGGAGTTTAAACTGCTTAAGTATTCTTTCTTTTCTTTGGAGTGGATCTAGGATGATATGATTTTTCTCTAAAAGGCTAAAATATTCTTTTGCGTTATTAAATTCTTGTAAGTCATAACTTACACTTCTATGTACAAAAGTTTTTTTAGCACTCTTAACGCCATAGCTTTCAAATTCGACTAAATTATCATCTAGGATACAAACTATAGAGCGGATTGCACGGATAAATTCAAAAGAATTAGCACCCCAGCGCATGCTTTTTCCAAAATTAAGACTTTTTAAGAATTGATGAATCATCTCTCCTAAAACTTCTTGACTTTGCAGACCTTTAATAGCTTTTTGATGATATAAGACTTCCTTGCCCTTGATCTCTTTAAAAGAAAGC
It contains:
- a CDS encoding Membrane protein related to metalloendopeptidases — encoded protein: MKALWLFLSLTLWLFGAQNFELIKGQALFLELDKKDFISLKNEDKILATFPHPKNQEKILAIFSLPYKNPPQNTKLTALYKNKKEEIFIKTLEGNYKSEKLSVENKKIFPPKAVKERIAKEFKEANAIYSSYTPKALFDGSFNTPLNSFITSDFGKARTFNEKVASYHSGTDFRAAVGTPIYAANSGIVKIAKDRYFAGKSVVIDHGFGIYSQYYHLSKIKVKVGQRVKKGDFLGLSGATGRVSGPHLHFGILAGGKQVDPLDFISKFNTLFQ
- a CDS encoding COG1565: Uncharacterized conserved protein, with product MKFSEFFHTWLHESYYKNAVSIGKNGDFFTAVSVGNLFGTLLAKHFLDLIDKKVLKLPLELVEIGANEGYLSRDFLAALLEFRPEIFSKLSFFIIEPHEKLRNLQKKTLEGVEFTHKRSLKECHFENAFFFCNELFDSFACELIDDDKMAFVQDFKLTFEPMEAKLKEKCEILNLKKGELSLELEEFFKDLDKASKKFIFASFDYGVLNPEQFSIRIYQKHEVFNPFEITLKDFFGKSDLTYNVNFTQIQQLIKEHDFKLLALKKQNLALIDFGFEELLKYTKDKNLKTYENFLSQSKILFFNFDEKFHFFEFAKF
- a CDS encoding Glycyl-tRNA synthetase beta chain; protein product: MSELLIEIGTEELPAIPLLKELANIEKKWKDVLEDYRLVSDFKFYYTPRRLVIFHENFASKQEDSFAEFIGAPKNVAYKDGQLSAAGQSFLQKAGISESELSFKEIKGKEVLYHQKAIKGLQSQEVLGEMIHQFLKSLNFGKSMRWGANSFEFIRAIRSIVCILDDNLVEFESYGVKSAKKTFVHRSVSYDLQEFNNAKEYFSLLEKNHIILDPLQRKERILKQFKLLESQNNIQIGEDEELLAEVIAITEYPNALLGSFEEEYLQIPSEVIITSMRENQRYFAVFNEKGLSNHFIVVSNAVCEDYSKIIHGNERVLRARLSDAMFFYQNDLQSGLNPEKLAKMTYLEGLGTMQDKSLREIKIAEVLCQILNNDKIANISTAIKYAKADLATQMVYEFTDLQGIMGSYYAQKMGLDYEICLAIKEQYLPNSEQAPLPSTEFSSIVALANKLDTLIGLFSIGKIPSGTKDPYALRRAANGIIKIALNLNKEFDIQALLEKLASYYKNFDMQILKDFIFERLYTFYSVNASFIKAVLSSKNTDLIHINQSVKALIELSKKANFQENFTTFKRLANIANKTSHKVDESLFVEEAENKLYKAFKEKIQAHSLQEKLENLFSLKPYIDEFFDKVMINAEDEKLKNNRQALIYEIYEEFLKIADLKELSL